The proteins below come from a single Acanthopagrus latus isolate v.2019 chromosome 4, fAcaLat1.1, whole genome shotgun sequence genomic window:
- the LOC119018348 gene encoding kinesin-like protein KIF23 isoform X1, producing the protein MQRPGKGKTPRRHGPKKASNTEKDPVGVYCRIRPLGGEDEECCVEMISSSTIQLHAPDGLKANRNGEYKETQYSFKKVFGINTTQMELFEDVARPLVEDLIHCKNGLLFTYGVTGSGKTFTMTGSPGEGGLLPRSLDMLFNSIGPFQAKRFVFKPDDKNGMEIQGQVDALLERQKRDSQPLVSKTPSSRQKTDPEFADMISSEEACKSDNVDEDCCYSVFVSYIEVYNNYIYDLLEDAPFDPIRPKWLGGGTPVRNNEFIPPQSKILREDQNHNMYVAGCTEVEVKSTEEAFEVFWKGQKKRRIANTQLNRESSRSHSVFTVKLAQAPLDADGDHILQDKNQVNVSQLCLVDLAGSERTSRTRAEGSRLREAGNINQSLMTLRTCMEVLRENQMCGTNRMVPYRDSKVTHLFKNYFDGEGKVRMIVCVNPKADDYDETMLVMRFAEMTQEVEVARPVDRPICGLAAGRRHRNQAFKDELSRRLEDRGGPSNAVDDPALLNRIIESLPAVPPCELVDPADDQTLQRLIEVLEKRHRMRQMMTEQVNKTASTLSSMLQQLDGQLNAKETVLHEQRSKMGEKEKLIINQRTEIERLEKKSKTLEYKIDILQKTTEMYEQDKRSLQQELETREQRLHRELSERRRMEQRMQGMVTDTKHKWEKECERRVNAKQLEMQNKLWVKDEKLKQLKAIVTESGGSGSCPTEHPDKPDRPSRERDRILTQKRSASPSPLPEFSQTPSHQTRANVRAVQDPDPTSSSSFSSSSSSSSAFPSVASCISDWEHRFPVDSSSQFRQPGTPQYRSRNPDPYHGSSSVGRRRGRQWAPNTEAPATALVYGLDLEPGKRTAPPVHPRHRRSQSAGGEKWVDHKPTSNLDLDTVMQPIIPNAIKVSAPNEKALSKCHKYVLRHQELASDGEIETKLIKGNVFKTRGGGQAVQFTDIETLKQQCPSALSRKRRSGSGEGPAQIEDIENRAPVSSTPGYQKRRKP; encoded by the exons ATGCAGAGACCGGG CAAAGGCAAGACTCCTCGGAGGCATGGCCCAAAAAAGGCATCCAACACAGAGAAAGATCCTGTCGGA GTATACTGCCGGATACGTCCACTTGGAGGCGAAGATGAGGAATGCTGTGTTGAGATGATCAGCAGCTCCACAATTCAGCTTCATGCTCCAGATGGTCTTAAAGCCAACCGCAATGGGGAGTACAAAGAG ACACAGTACTcctttaaaaaagtgtttggtATTAATACCACTCAAATGGAGCTGTTTGAGGATGTTGCCAGGCCGCTGGTAGAGGACCTCATTCACTGTAAAAATG GTCTGCTGTTTACGTATGGTGTTACTGGAAGTGGTAAGACCTTCACCATGACGGGCTCACCTGGTGAAGGTGGACTCCTCCCCCGATCACTAGACATGCTCTTCAACAGCATCGGCCCCTTTCAGGCCAAAAGATTT GTGTTTAAACCAGATGACAAAAATGGGATGGAGATCCAGGGTCAAGTCGATGCTCTCCTGGAGAGACAGAAACGAGACAGTCAGCCATTAGTGTCCAAAACGCCCTCCTCCAG gcaGAAGACTGACCCAGAGTTTGCTGATATGATCAGTTCAGAGGAGGCCTGTAAATCTGATAATGTGGATGAGGACTGTTGTTACAGTGTCTTTGTGTCCTATATCGAGGTCTACAACAACTATATCTATGATCTCCTTGAAGATGCTCCATTTGACCCGATCAGACCAAA GTGGCTCGGTGGAGGCACGCCTGTACGGAACAATGAGTTCAT ACCACCTCAGTCAAAGATTCTCCGTGAAGATCAGAATCATAACATGTATGTTGCTGGCTGCACAGAAGTGGAGGTAAAATCTACAGAGGAGGCTTTTGAAGTCTTTTGGAAAg gacaaaagaaaaggaggatAGCGAACACTCAGCTCAACCGTGAATCTAGTCGCTctcacagtgtgttcacagtgaAGCTGGCCCAGGCACCACTCGATGCTGACGGGGATCACATTCTACAG GACAAAAACCAGGTGAATGTGAGCCAGCTGTGTCTGGTTGACCTGGCAGGCAGTGAGCGcaccagcagaaccagagcCGAGGGAAGTCGTCTGCGTGAAGCAG GGAATATTAACCAGTCCCTGATGACACTGCGCACATGCATGGAAGTGCTGCGTGAAAACCAGATGTGTGGAACTAATAGG ATGGTGCCGTACAGGGACTCTAAAGTTACACATCTGTTTAAAAACTACTTTGATGGAGAAGGCAAAGTCAGGATGATTGTGTGTGTCAACCCAAAGGCTGATGACTATGATGAAACTATG CTGGTGATGCGGTTCGCTGAGATGACCCAGGAGGTGGAAGTGGCACGGCCAGTTGACCGGCCAATCTGTGGCCTAGCTGCAGGACGCAGACACAGAAACCAGGCCTTCAAAGACGAGCTTTCGCGTCGCTTGGAAGATCGAGGGGGTCCCAGTAATGCAG TGGATGACCCAGCTCTGCTGAATAGAATCATAGAAAGCCTTCCAGCCGTCCCTCCCTGTGAGCTTGTGGACCCAGCTGATGATCAGACACTGCAGCGCCTGATTGAGGTGTTGGAGAAGAGGCATCGGATGCGACAGATGATGACAGAGCAGGTCAACAAAACTG ccaGTACACTGTCGTCCATGCTTCAGCAGCTTGACGGTCAGCTCAATGCGAAGGAGACTGTCCTGCATGAACAAAGAAGCAAAATGGGCGAGAAAGAAAAGTTAATCATCAACCAGAGGACAGAGATAGAACGACTAGAAAAGAAATCCAAAACTCTAGAATACAAG ATCGATATCCTACAGAAGACGACAGAAATGTATGAGCAGGACAAACGCTCACTTCAGCAGGAGCTAGAGACTCGGGAGCAGCGGCTCCACCGCGAGCTGTCGGAGAGGAGGCGCATGGAGCAGCGCATGCAGGGCATGGTGACGGACACCAAACACAAGTGGGAGAAGGAGTGT GAGAGGCGAGTGAACGCCAAGCAGCTGGAGATGCAGAACAAGTTGTGGGTGAAGGATGAGAAGCTGAAGCAGCTCAAGGCCATTGTGACAGAAAGCGGTGGCAGTGGCAGCTGTCCCACTGAGCATCCAGACAAGCCTGACAGGCCGTCACGGGAGAGAGATCGCATCCTCACTCAGAAGAGGTCTGCGTCCCCTTCGCCACTTCCT GAATTCAGCCAAACACCTTCCCACCAAACTCGAGCCAATGTTAGGGCAGTTCAGGACCCTgaccccacctcctcctcctccttctcctcctcttcctcctcctcttcagccttTCCCTCAGTAGCCTCCTGCATCTCTGACTGGGAGCACAGGTTCCCTGTAGACTCAAGCAGCCAGTTTAGGCAACCTGGGACCCCCCAGTACAGGAGCCGGAATCCCGACCCTTAccacggcagcagcagcgtgggTCGCAGGAGAGGCAGGCAATGGGCCCCAAACACTGAGGCCCCTGCAACAGCTCTTGTCTATGGTCTAGACCTAGAGCCAGGCAAAAGG ACGGCTCCTCCAGTTCATCCAAGGCACAGGCGCTCACAGTCTGCGGGTGGGGAGAAATGGGTAGACCACAAACCAACCTCTAATTTGGACCTAGACACTGTCATGCAGCCAATCATACCCAATGCAATCAAGGTGTCGGCCCCGAACGAGAAGGCTCTGTCTAAATGTCACAAGTATGTGCTTAGACATCAAGAGCTTGCCTCCGACGGGGAGATTGAGACCAAATTGATCAAG GGCAATGTTTTTAAGACCAGAGGCGGAGGGCAAGCTGTGCAGTTTACTGACATTGAGACACTAAAACAACAGTGCCCATCAGCACTAAG tcgCAAGAGACGATCAGGGTCTGGAGAAGGACCAGCTCAGATCGAGGACATTGAGAACAGA GCTCCAGTTTCAAGCACGCCTGGTTATCAAAA acGCAGAAAACCTTGA
- the LOC119018348 gene encoding kinesin-like protein KIF23 isoform X5, producing the protein MQRPGKGKTPRRHGPKKASNTEKDPVGVYCRIRPLGGEDEECCVEMISSSTIQLHAPDGLKANRNGEYKETQYSFKKVFGINTTQMELFEDVARPLVEDLIHCKNGLLFTYGVTGSGKTFTMTGSPGEGGLLPRSLDMLFNSIGPFQAKRFVFKPDDKNGMEIQGQVDALLERQKRDSQPLVSKTPSSRQKTDPEFADMISSEEACKSDNVDEDCCYSVFVSYIEVYNNYIYDLLEDAPFDPIRPKPPQSKILREDQNHNMYVAGCTEVEVKSTEEAFEVFWKGQKKRRIANTQLNRESSRSHSVFTVKLAQAPLDADGDHILQDKNQVNVSQLCLVDLAGSERTSRTRAEGSRLREAGNINQSLMTLRTCMEVLRENQMCGTNRMVPYRDSKVTHLFKNYFDGEGKVRMIVCVNPKADDYDETMLVMRFAEMTQEVEVARPVDRPICGLAAGRRHRNQAFKDELSRRLEDRGGPSNAVDDPALLNRIIESLPAVPPCELVDPADDQTLQRLIEVLEKRHRMRQMMTEQVNKTASTLSSMLQQLDGQLNAKETVLHEQRSKMGEKEKLIINQRTEIERLEKKSKTLEYKIDILQKTTEMYEQDKRSLQQELETREQRLHRELSERRRMEQRMQGMVTDTKHKWEKECERRVNAKQLEMQNKLWVKDEKLKQLKAIVTESGGSGSCPTEHPDKPDRPSRERDRILTQKRSASPSPLPTAPPVHPRHRRSQSAGGEKWVDHKPTSNLDLDTVMQPIIPNAIKVSAPNEKALSKCHKYVLRHQELASDGEIETKLIKGNVFKTRGGGQAVQFTDIETLKQQCPSALSRKRRSGSGEGPAQIEDIENRAPVSSTPGYQKRRKP; encoded by the exons ATGCAGAGACCGGG CAAAGGCAAGACTCCTCGGAGGCATGGCCCAAAAAAGGCATCCAACACAGAGAAAGATCCTGTCGGA GTATACTGCCGGATACGTCCACTTGGAGGCGAAGATGAGGAATGCTGTGTTGAGATGATCAGCAGCTCCACAATTCAGCTTCATGCTCCAGATGGTCTTAAAGCCAACCGCAATGGGGAGTACAAAGAG ACACAGTACTcctttaaaaaagtgtttggtATTAATACCACTCAAATGGAGCTGTTTGAGGATGTTGCCAGGCCGCTGGTAGAGGACCTCATTCACTGTAAAAATG GTCTGCTGTTTACGTATGGTGTTACTGGAAGTGGTAAGACCTTCACCATGACGGGCTCACCTGGTGAAGGTGGACTCCTCCCCCGATCACTAGACATGCTCTTCAACAGCATCGGCCCCTTTCAGGCCAAAAGATTT GTGTTTAAACCAGATGACAAAAATGGGATGGAGATCCAGGGTCAAGTCGATGCTCTCCTGGAGAGACAGAAACGAGACAGTCAGCCATTAGTGTCCAAAACGCCCTCCTCCAG gcaGAAGACTGACCCAGAGTTTGCTGATATGATCAGTTCAGAGGAGGCCTGTAAATCTGATAATGTGGATGAGGACTGTTGTTACAGTGTCTTTGTGTCCTATATCGAGGTCTACAACAACTATATCTATGATCTCCTTGAAGATGCTCCATTTGACCCGATCAGACCAAA ACCACCTCAGTCAAAGATTCTCCGTGAAGATCAGAATCATAACATGTATGTTGCTGGCTGCACAGAAGTGGAGGTAAAATCTACAGAGGAGGCTTTTGAAGTCTTTTGGAAAg gacaaaagaaaaggaggatAGCGAACACTCAGCTCAACCGTGAATCTAGTCGCTctcacagtgtgttcacagtgaAGCTGGCCCAGGCACCACTCGATGCTGACGGGGATCACATTCTACAG GACAAAAACCAGGTGAATGTGAGCCAGCTGTGTCTGGTTGACCTGGCAGGCAGTGAGCGcaccagcagaaccagagcCGAGGGAAGTCGTCTGCGTGAAGCAG GGAATATTAACCAGTCCCTGATGACACTGCGCACATGCATGGAAGTGCTGCGTGAAAACCAGATGTGTGGAACTAATAGG ATGGTGCCGTACAGGGACTCTAAAGTTACACATCTGTTTAAAAACTACTTTGATGGAGAAGGCAAAGTCAGGATGATTGTGTGTGTCAACCCAAAGGCTGATGACTATGATGAAACTATG CTGGTGATGCGGTTCGCTGAGATGACCCAGGAGGTGGAAGTGGCACGGCCAGTTGACCGGCCAATCTGTGGCCTAGCTGCAGGACGCAGACACAGAAACCAGGCCTTCAAAGACGAGCTTTCGCGTCGCTTGGAAGATCGAGGGGGTCCCAGTAATGCAG TGGATGACCCAGCTCTGCTGAATAGAATCATAGAAAGCCTTCCAGCCGTCCCTCCCTGTGAGCTTGTGGACCCAGCTGATGATCAGACACTGCAGCGCCTGATTGAGGTGTTGGAGAAGAGGCATCGGATGCGACAGATGATGACAGAGCAGGTCAACAAAACTG ccaGTACACTGTCGTCCATGCTTCAGCAGCTTGACGGTCAGCTCAATGCGAAGGAGACTGTCCTGCATGAACAAAGAAGCAAAATGGGCGAGAAAGAAAAGTTAATCATCAACCAGAGGACAGAGATAGAACGACTAGAAAAGAAATCCAAAACTCTAGAATACAAG ATCGATATCCTACAGAAGACGACAGAAATGTATGAGCAGGACAAACGCTCACTTCAGCAGGAGCTAGAGACTCGGGAGCAGCGGCTCCACCGCGAGCTGTCGGAGAGGAGGCGCATGGAGCAGCGCATGCAGGGCATGGTGACGGACACCAAACACAAGTGGGAGAAGGAGTGT GAGAGGCGAGTGAACGCCAAGCAGCTGGAGATGCAGAACAAGTTGTGGGTGAAGGATGAGAAGCTGAAGCAGCTCAAGGCCATTGTGACAGAAAGCGGTGGCAGTGGCAGCTGTCCCACTGAGCATCCAGACAAGCCTGACAGGCCGTCACGGGAGAGAGATCGCATCCTCACTCAGAAGAGGTCTGCGTCCCCTTCGCCACTTCCT ACGGCTCCTCCAGTTCATCCAAGGCACAGGCGCTCACAGTCTGCGGGTGGGGAGAAATGGGTAGACCACAAACCAACCTCTAATTTGGACCTAGACACTGTCATGCAGCCAATCATACCCAATGCAATCAAGGTGTCGGCCCCGAACGAGAAGGCTCTGTCTAAATGTCACAAGTATGTGCTTAGACATCAAGAGCTTGCCTCCGACGGGGAGATTGAGACCAAATTGATCAAG GGCAATGTTTTTAAGACCAGAGGCGGAGGGCAAGCTGTGCAGTTTACTGACATTGAGACACTAAAACAACAGTGCCCATCAGCACTAAG tcgCAAGAGACGATCAGGGTCTGGAGAAGGACCAGCTCAGATCGAGGACATTGAGAACAGA GCTCCAGTTTCAAGCACGCCTGGTTATCAAAA acGCAGAAAACCTTGA
- the LOC119018348 gene encoding kinesin-like protein KIF23 isoform X2, protein MQRPGKGKTPRRHGPKKASNTEKDPVGVYCRIRPLGGEDEECCVEMISSSTIQLHAPDGLKANRNGEYKETQYSFKKVFGINTTQMELFEDVARPLVEDLIHCKNGLLFTYGVTGSGKTFTMTGSPGEGGLLPRSLDMLFNSIGPFQAKRFVFKPDDKNGMEIQGQVDALLERQKRDSQPLVSKTPSSRQKTDPEFADMISSEEACKSDNVDEDCCYSVFVSYIEVYNNYIYDLLEDAPFDPIRPKPPQSKILREDQNHNMYVAGCTEVEVKSTEEAFEVFWKGQKKRRIANTQLNRESSRSHSVFTVKLAQAPLDADGDHILQDKNQVNVSQLCLVDLAGSERTSRTRAEGSRLREAGNINQSLMTLRTCMEVLRENQMCGTNRMVPYRDSKVTHLFKNYFDGEGKVRMIVCVNPKADDYDETMLVMRFAEMTQEVEVARPVDRPICGLAAGRRHRNQAFKDELSRRLEDRGGPSNAVDDPALLNRIIESLPAVPPCELVDPADDQTLQRLIEVLEKRHRMRQMMTEQVNKTASTLSSMLQQLDGQLNAKETVLHEQRSKMGEKEKLIINQRTEIERLEKKSKTLEYKIDILQKTTEMYEQDKRSLQQELETREQRLHRELSERRRMEQRMQGMVTDTKHKWEKECERRVNAKQLEMQNKLWVKDEKLKQLKAIVTESGGSGSCPTEHPDKPDRPSRERDRILTQKRSASPSPLPEFSQTPSHQTRANVRAVQDPDPTSSSSFSSSSSSSSAFPSVASCISDWEHRFPVDSSSQFRQPGTPQYRSRNPDPYHGSSSVGRRRGRQWAPNTEAPATALVYGLDLEPGKRTAPPVHPRHRRSQSAGGEKWVDHKPTSNLDLDTVMQPIIPNAIKVSAPNEKALSKCHKYVLRHQELASDGEIETKLIKGNVFKTRGGGQAVQFTDIETLKQQCPSALSRKRRSGSGEGPAQIEDIENRAPVSSTPGYQKRRKP, encoded by the exons ATGCAGAGACCGGG CAAAGGCAAGACTCCTCGGAGGCATGGCCCAAAAAAGGCATCCAACACAGAGAAAGATCCTGTCGGA GTATACTGCCGGATACGTCCACTTGGAGGCGAAGATGAGGAATGCTGTGTTGAGATGATCAGCAGCTCCACAATTCAGCTTCATGCTCCAGATGGTCTTAAAGCCAACCGCAATGGGGAGTACAAAGAG ACACAGTACTcctttaaaaaagtgtttggtATTAATACCACTCAAATGGAGCTGTTTGAGGATGTTGCCAGGCCGCTGGTAGAGGACCTCATTCACTGTAAAAATG GTCTGCTGTTTACGTATGGTGTTACTGGAAGTGGTAAGACCTTCACCATGACGGGCTCACCTGGTGAAGGTGGACTCCTCCCCCGATCACTAGACATGCTCTTCAACAGCATCGGCCCCTTTCAGGCCAAAAGATTT GTGTTTAAACCAGATGACAAAAATGGGATGGAGATCCAGGGTCAAGTCGATGCTCTCCTGGAGAGACAGAAACGAGACAGTCAGCCATTAGTGTCCAAAACGCCCTCCTCCAG gcaGAAGACTGACCCAGAGTTTGCTGATATGATCAGTTCAGAGGAGGCCTGTAAATCTGATAATGTGGATGAGGACTGTTGTTACAGTGTCTTTGTGTCCTATATCGAGGTCTACAACAACTATATCTATGATCTCCTTGAAGATGCTCCATTTGACCCGATCAGACCAAA ACCACCTCAGTCAAAGATTCTCCGTGAAGATCAGAATCATAACATGTATGTTGCTGGCTGCACAGAAGTGGAGGTAAAATCTACAGAGGAGGCTTTTGAAGTCTTTTGGAAAg gacaaaagaaaaggaggatAGCGAACACTCAGCTCAACCGTGAATCTAGTCGCTctcacagtgtgttcacagtgaAGCTGGCCCAGGCACCACTCGATGCTGACGGGGATCACATTCTACAG GACAAAAACCAGGTGAATGTGAGCCAGCTGTGTCTGGTTGACCTGGCAGGCAGTGAGCGcaccagcagaaccagagcCGAGGGAAGTCGTCTGCGTGAAGCAG GGAATATTAACCAGTCCCTGATGACACTGCGCACATGCATGGAAGTGCTGCGTGAAAACCAGATGTGTGGAACTAATAGG ATGGTGCCGTACAGGGACTCTAAAGTTACACATCTGTTTAAAAACTACTTTGATGGAGAAGGCAAAGTCAGGATGATTGTGTGTGTCAACCCAAAGGCTGATGACTATGATGAAACTATG CTGGTGATGCGGTTCGCTGAGATGACCCAGGAGGTGGAAGTGGCACGGCCAGTTGACCGGCCAATCTGTGGCCTAGCTGCAGGACGCAGACACAGAAACCAGGCCTTCAAAGACGAGCTTTCGCGTCGCTTGGAAGATCGAGGGGGTCCCAGTAATGCAG TGGATGACCCAGCTCTGCTGAATAGAATCATAGAAAGCCTTCCAGCCGTCCCTCCCTGTGAGCTTGTGGACCCAGCTGATGATCAGACACTGCAGCGCCTGATTGAGGTGTTGGAGAAGAGGCATCGGATGCGACAGATGATGACAGAGCAGGTCAACAAAACTG ccaGTACACTGTCGTCCATGCTTCAGCAGCTTGACGGTCAGCTCAATGCGAAGGAGACTGTCCTGCATGAACAAAGAAGCAAAATGGGCGAGAAAGAAAAGTTAATCATCAACCAGAGGACAGAGATAGAACGACTAGAAAAGAAATCCAAAACTCTAGAATACAAG ATCGATATCCTACAGAAGACGACAGAAATGTATGAGCAGGACAAACGCTCACTTCAGCAGGAGCTAGAGACTCGGGAGCAGCGGCTCCACCGCGAGCTGTCGGAGAGGAGGCGCATGGAGCAGCGCATGCAGGGCATGGTGACGGACACCAAACACAAGTGGGAGAAGGAGTGT GAGAGGCGAGTGAACGCCAAGCAGCTGGAGATGCAGAACAAGTTGTGGGTGAAGGATGAGAAGCTGAAGCAGCTCAAGGCCATTGTGACAGAAAGCGGTGGCAGTGGCAGCTGTCCCACTGAGCATCCAGACAAGCCTGACAGGCCGTCACGGGAGAGAGATCGCATCCTCACTCAGAAGAGGTCTGCGTCCCCTTCGCCACTTCCT GAATTCAGCCAAACACCTTCCCACCAAACTCGAGCCAATGTTAGGGCAGTTCAGGACCCTgaccccacctcctcctcctccttctcctcctcttcctcctcctcttcagccttTCCCTCAGTAGCCTCCTGCATCTCTGACTGGGAGCACAGGTTCCCTGTAGACTCAAGCAGCCAGTTTAGGCAACCTGGGACCCCCCAGTACAGGAGCCGGAATCCCGACCCTTAccacggcagcagcagcgtgggTCGCAGGAGAGGCAGGCAATGGGCCCCAAACACTGAGGCCCCTGCAACAGCTCTTGTCTATGGTCTAGACCTAGAGCCAGGCAAAAGG ACGGCTCCTCCAGTTCATCCAAGGCACAGGCGCTCACAGTCTGCGGGTGGGGAGAAATGGGTAGACCACAAACCAACCTCTAATTTGGACCTAGACACTGTCATGCAGCCAATCATACCCAATGCAATCAAGGTGTCGGCCCCGAACGAGAAGGCTCTGTCTAAATGTCACAAGTATGTGCTTAGACATCAAGAGCTTGCCTCCGACGGGGAGATTGAGACCAAATTGATCAAG GGCAATGTTTTTAAGACCAGAGGCGGAGGGCAAGCTGTGCAGTTTACTGACATTGAGACACTAAAACAACAGTGCCCATCAGCACTAAG tcgCAAGAGACGATCAGGGTCTGGAGAAGGACCAGCTCAGATCGAGGACATTGAGAACAGA GCTCCAGTTTCAAGCACGCCTGGTTATCAAAA acGCAGAAAACCTTGA
- the LOC119018348 gene encoding kinesin-like protein KIF23 isoform X6, with protein sequence MQRPGKGKTPRRHGPKKASNTEKDPVGVYCRIRPLGGEDEECCVEMISSSTIQLHAPDGLKANRNGEYKETQYSFKKVFGINTTQMELFEDVARPLVEDLIHCKNGLLFTYGVTGSGKTFTMTGSPGEGGLLPRSLDMLFNSIGPFQAKRFVFKPDDKNGMEIQGQVDALLERQKRDSQPLVSKTPSSRQKTDPEFADMISSEEACKSDNVDEDCCYSVFVSYIEVYNNYIYDLLEDAPFDPIRPKWLGGGTPVRNNEFIPPQSKILREDQNHNMYVAGCTEVEVKSTEEAFEVFWKGQKKRRIANTQLNRESSRSHSVFTVKLAQAPLDADGDHILQDKNQVNVSQLCLVDLAGSERTSRTRAEGSRLREAGNINQSLMTLRTCMEVLRENQMCGTNRMVPYRDSKVTHLFKNYFDGEGKVRMIVCVNPKADDYDETMLVMRFAEMTQEVEVARPVDRPICGLAAGRRHRNQAFKDELSRRLEDRGGPSNAVDDPALLNRIIESLPAVPPCELVDPADDQTLQRLIEVLEKRHRMRQMMTEQVNKTASTLSSMLQQLDGQLNAKETVLHEQRSKMGEKEKLIINQRTEIERLEKKSKTLEYKIDILQKTTEMYEQDKRSLQQELETREQRLHRELSERRRMEQRMQGMVTDTKHKWEKECERRVNAKQLEMQNKLWVKDEKLKQLKAIVTESGGSGSCPTEHPDKPDRPSRERDRILTQKRSASPSPLPGNVFKTRGGGQAVQFTDIETLKQQCPSALSRKRRSGSGEGPAQIEDIENRAPVSSTPGYQKRRKP encoded by the exons ATGCAGAGACCGGG CAAAGGCAAGACTCCTCGGAGGCATGGCCCAAAAAAGGCATCCAACACAGAGAAAGATCCTGTCGGA GTATACTGCCGGATACGTCCACTTGGAGGCGAAGATGAGGAATGCTGTGTTGAGATGATCAGCAGCTCCACAATTCAGCTTCATGCTCCAGATGGTCTTAAAGCCAACCGCAATGGGGAGTACAAAGAG ACACAGTACTcctttaaaaaagtgtttggtATTAATACCACTCAAATGGAGCTGTTTGAGGATGTTGCCAGGCCGCTGGTAGAGGACCTCATTCACTGTAAAAATG GTCTGCTGTTTACGTATGGTGTTACTGGAAGTGGTAAGACCTTCACCATGACGGGCTCACCTGGTGAAGGTGGACTCCTCCCCCGATCACTAGACATGCTCTTCAACAGCATCGGCCCCTTTCAGGCCAAAAGATTT GTGTTTAAACCAGATGACAAAAATGGGATGGAGATCCAGGGTCAAGTCGATGCTCTCCTGGAGAGACAGAAACGAGACAGTCAGCCATTAGTGTCCAAAACGCCCTCCTCCAG gcaGAAGACTGACCCAGAGTTTGCTGATATGATCAGTTCAGAGGAGGCCTGTAAATCTGATAATGTGGATGAGGACTGTTGTTACAGTGTCTTTGTGTCCTATATCGAGGTCTACAACAACTATATCTATGATCTCCTTGAAGATGCTCCATTTGACCCGATCAGACCAAA GTGGCTCGGTGGAGGCACGCCTGTACGGAACAATGAGTTCAT ACCACCTCAGTCAAAGATTCTCCGTGAAGATCAGAATCATAACATGTATGTTGCTGGCTGCACAGAAGTGGAGGTAAAATCTACAGAGGAGGCTTTTGAAGTCTTTTGGAAAg gacaaaagaaaaggaggatAGCGAACACTCAGCTCAACCGTGAATCTAGTCGCTctcacagtgtgttcacagtgaAGCTGGCCCAGGCACCACTCGATGCTGACGGGGATCACATTCTACAG GACAAAAACCAGGTGAATGTGAGCCAGCTGTGTCTGGTTGACCTGGCAGGCAGTGAGCGcaccagcagaaccagagcCGAGGGAAGTCGTCTGCGTGAAGCAG GGAATATTAACCAGTCCCTGATGACACTGCGCACATGCATGGAAGTGCTGCGTGAAAACCAGATGTGTGGAACTAATAGG ATGGTGCCGTACAGGGACTCTAAAGTTACACATCTGTTTAAAAACTACTTTGATGGAGAAGGCAAAGTCAGGATGATTGTGTGTGTCAACCCAAAGGCTGATGACTATGATGAAACTATG CTGGTGATGCGGTTCGCTGAGATGACCCAGGAGGTGGAAGTGGCACGGCCAGTTGACCGGCCAATCTGTGGCCTAGCTGCAGGACGCAGACACAGAAACCAGGCCTTCAAAGACGAGCTTTCGCGTCGCTTGGAAGATCGAGGGGGTCCCAGTAATGCAG TGGATGACCCAGCTCTGCTGAATAGAATCATAGAAAGCCTTCCAGCCGTCCCTCCCTGTGAGCTTGTGGACCCAGCTGATGATCAGACACTGCAGCGCCTGATTGAGGTGTTGGAGAAGAGGCATCGGATGCGACAGATGATGACAGAGCAGGTCAACAAAACTG ccaGTACACTGTCGTCCATGCTTCAGCAGCTTGACGGTCAGCTCAATGCGAAGGAGACTGTCCTGCATGAACAAAGAAGCAAAATGGGCGAGAAAGAAAAGTTAATCATCAACCAGAGGACAGAGATAGAACGACTAGAAAAGAAATCCAAAACTCTAGAATACAAG ATCGATATCCTACAGAAGACGACAGAAATGTATGAGCAGGACAAACGCTCACTTCAGCAGGAGCTAGAGACTCGGGAGCAGCGGCTCCACCGCGAGCTGTCGGAGAGGAGGCGCATGGAGCAGCGCATGCAGGGCATGGTGACGGACACCAAACACAAGTGGGAGAAGGAGTGT GAGAGGCGAGTGAACGCCAAGCAGCTGGAGATGCAGAACAAGTTGTGGGTGAAGGATGAGAAGCTGAAGCAGCTCAAGGCCATTGTGACAGAAAGCGGTGGCAGTGGCAGCTGTCCCACTGAGCATCCAGACAAGCCTGACAGGCCGTCACGGGAGAGAGATCGCATCCTCACTCAGAAGAGGTCTGCGTCCCCTTCGCCACTTCCT GGCAATGTTTTTAAGACCAGAGGCGGAGGGCAAGCTGTGCAGTTTACTGACATTGAGACACTAAAACAACAGTGCCCATCAGCACTAAG tcgCAAGAGACGATCAGGGTCTGGAGAAGGACCAGCTCAGATCGAGGACATTGAGAACAGA GCTCCAGTTTCAAGCACGCCTGGTTATCAAAA acGCAGAAAACCTTGA